In Streptosporangiales bacterium, a single genomic region encodes these proteins:
- a CDS encoding FAD-binding protein codes for MTIEDPITTITDTVLSPRGFTAELQRRVTGRVVSPSDPDWDEQRLGWNLMVDQQPAAVVHVESCADVVAAVRFANENGLSVAAQPVGHGATRALDGAIILRLGALQDLDIDIAAGTATVSAGVRWRDLNAALSGTGLSGLPGSSGDPTVVGFTLGGGVSWFGRKFGMAANVVRSFELVTAEGEQITVTRDSYPDLFWALRGGGGNFGIVTSMEIELVFTGRIYGGRLMWSIDHARELLRAYAEVTASAPAELSVWAWVMNVPDVPFVPEPIRGKWMMAIDVTFLGSPTDAEDLLAPLHEVAAPALGELGTVPLADVGLIAAEPEDPTPGLIAAELLTGFDHEIIDALLDVIAIGEPGELAMFGIRHLGGAFARSSARDGACGHIAEPYMLVFGDIIFAPELAAPAQARIDGVRRALAPYTGERVPSNFRDDEHAELIHPADVLDRLRAIKRQVDPRGVIRGNKVLGDALPVVGQTQ; via the coding sequence ATGACTATCGAAGACCCCATCACGACCATCACCGACACCGTCCTGTCACCACGCGGATTCACCGCGGAGCTGCAACGCCGCGTGACCGGCAGGGTCGTCTCGCCGAGCGACCCCGACTGGGACGAGCAGCGTCTCGGTTGGAACCTGATGGTGGACCAGCAGCCGGCCGCAGTGGTGCACGTCGAGTCGTGCGCCGACGTCGTGGCGGCCGTGAGGTTCGCCAACGAGAACGGTCTCTCGGTGGCCGCGCAGCCGGTCGGCCACGGGGCCACCCGGGCCCTGGACGGCGCCATCATCCTGCGATTGGGCGCGCTGCAGGACCTCGATATCGACATCGCAGCGGGTACGGCGACCGTGAGCGCAGGCGTGCGATGGCGTGACCTCAACGCCGCGTTGTCGGGCACCGGCCTGAGCGGGCTGCCGGGCAGCTCGGGCGACCCGACGGTCGTCGGGTTCACCCTCGGCGGCGGGGTGAGCTGGTTCGGGCGCAAGTTCGGCATGGCGGCCAACGTCGTACGGAGCTTCGAGCTCGTCACGGCAGAGGGCGAGCAGATCACCGTGACCCGCGACTCGTACCCGGATCTGTTCTGGGCGCTGCGCGGCGGTGGCGGCAACTTCGGCATCGTCACCTCGATGGAGATCGAACTGGTCTTCACCGGCCGGATCTACGGCGGGCGGCTGATGTGGTCGATCGACCACGCACGCGAGCTGCTTCGCGCCTACGCCGAGGTCACCGCGTCGGCACCGGCCGAGCTCTCGGTCTGGGCCTGGGTGATGAACGTGCCCGACGTCCCGTTCGTGCCGGAGCCGATCCGCGGCAAGTGGATGATGGCCATCGACGTGACCTTCCTCGGCAGTCCGACCGACGCCGAGGACCTCCTCGCACCACTCCACGAGGTGGCGGCGCCCGCGCTGGGCGAGCTCGGCACGGTGCCGCTGGCGGACGTCGGCCTCATCGCGGCCGAGCCGGAGGACCCGACACCGGGCCTCATCGCCGCGGAACTGCTCACCGGCTTCGACCACGAGATCATCGACGCCCTCCTCGACGTCATCGCGATCGGGGAGCCGGGCGAACTGGCGATGTTCGGGATCCGGCACCTGGGAGGCGCGTTCGCCCGGTCGAGCGCTCGCGACGGTGCATGCGGGCACATCGCGGAGCCGTACATGCTGGTGTTCGGCGACATCATCTTCGCGCCCGAGCTGGCAGCTCCGGCGCAGGCCAGGATCGACGGCGTCCGCCGGGCGTTGGCGCCGTACACGGGCGAGCGCGTGCCGTCGAACTTCAGAGACGACGAGCACGCGGAGCTGATCCACCCCGCCGACGTGCTCGACCGGCTGCGGGCGATCAAGCGGCAGGTCGACCCCCGCGGAGTGATCCGTGGCAACAAGGTCCTGGGGGATGCGCTGCCGGTCGTCGGGCAGACGCAGTAG